Within the Salarias fasciatus chromosome 2, fSalaFa1.1, whole genome shotgun sequence genome, the region TTGAAATACAGCTCTTGATATCGGGCTCTAAATAAGTGATGATGTTGTCAGATGTTTCCTGATCAGAGCGGAGGAAGAGGGCACGCGAGTGGATATAAGAAGTCAGGCACTGAATCTAGCAGACCGGCTCTCCTTCAGGCTTGGGAGCACAGCCACCTGTCACTCCTCCTCAGCCCCAGCAAGAAATCATCCAATTTCATCCGCGTGCTAGCAGAAGGTCACCGGAATGGTGGTCCATGCTTTGAGAGAGCATAGAGAATTGCTCTTACTTAGAGCCCCGTCTCCTGGGACCCTTGTTCCTCTCAATCACCTCGCAGGCTCTGGAAATGCTGGGCTGCACGGCGAAGACTGTGACCAGTGCGTGTTACGTCCCGCATCAGCACATAGGATAAGGCTGTCCTGATCTGGATTTCACCCCTGACCCGAAAATTAGGATTTAAATCAATAGTAGGTTCAATTTTTAGTAGAAGCACAAATAGAGAACacaggaaataataataaaaaaaaaaatcccaaagtgTTGACAAGTGGAGTTAGTTTCTTATCgtggttaaaaataaaacctccaTTGAGTGTTGCTGGAATCGCTGTCTCTGACAGCTCATGTGCATCATTATTTTATTGAGTGATGTTACAGCGTCTGTGAAAAGACTGGAAGTGAGGCAGGCAGTTCTTCTGCCTCATGGTGGGGGCGCTCCAGAACCCAGAGactcttaaagcgatacttcaacattttggcaaattggcccgtttagcgcaattcattagtcatttcgaacagtatacttactttttttgtgagggcgagctgttgtttattcagagttgagtcggggaaggttttcgggacggacacaatggaagtggatggtattttggttccccctcgtaaAACTcgtcaaatacacaatccaacaaccccaaaacactttggtgggcaaattataatccgcacattcaccacgctgtgaaatattaatgcaaaattacgagattgagttgtttatgcgaagattgctaagacggaactacttgtctgggcgtagtgatttcaaaagaaaaagtagttcccagtatttgcttcagtgtcgtaacgctacaatattatttgttggtgttccacagcgtagtgaatgtgcggattataatttgcccaccaaagtgttttggggtcgttggattgtgtatttgatgagtttgacgagggggaaccaaaataccatccacttccattgtgtccgtcccgaaaaccttccccgactcacctctgaataaacaacagctcgccctcacaaaaaaagtaagcatactgttcgaaatgactaaataattgcgctaaatgggccaatttgccagaatgttgaagtatcgctttaaggctacagctgcagaggaagaaaccgCTGTTTGCAATCTCCACTTTTTTACATGATGGAGGATTATAAATCCATCATTAAACTATTTTCTGAACTGGACCCAGAACCCTGAGCCTCACCAGGTAGGAACCTGAGTGCACCTCACTGCAGACAACTAACCAGATTTGATCAAGTAATACTGACCACTCCAATCCAACTGTATATACGTACTGATTTACGGAATTAATATGTTTAAACAGCGCATGAAAATAAGGCAACTTGACTTGACCAAGACAAAACACCTTGAGACTTGAAGGTTAAGACTTCAGACTTGAGACTTACACATGCATGACTTAGTCCCATGTCTGTTGTACATACACTCTACAATATTCAGTGTAAATCTACGAGCAtccataaaagaaaaaaaaaaaaaaaaactttttacatCCCAAACAGCAACTGTTTTTTCAACTGAGATGTAcataaaatgtgactttcatAAATAATATCTTTGGTTTTGCATTATTTGATACTTTTTATTTAATCCGTATGTTCTAAACGACAaattttctttgtaaaactTCATTAAATCCCGTGAAGCAGGAGAAAGCATTAATCCAGGCAGATCAGCCCCTTAGTAACAAATTCTGGACGTCGAGAAACTCTGAATAtcacagtttgaaatgttggtcAAAAACAAGTCTGGACGCTGTCACGCCCCCCACCAGTCACAGGGATCCCTGTCTCTGAACCACGTGTGGAGGAGAAGCCTGCAGAGAACAAGTCCTCCCACATTTCAACCGGTGTCATTGGCAAATCTATCGATGAAGGATCGTTCATTTTAACtgatgaagaagagaaaaaactcGAGCTCAAAAAATCTGTGGGCTTGTTTGTTGTGGAGCTGGTGACAAAAAACTGTTGAGAATGAAAGTCCAGCGCGGTTGGACTTAGTCAAAAGACATCTGTTTGACAAACTGTGAGACACGGACGACAAAAAGTTTGAAGACCTCAGTGAGGCGATATTAAAACAGTTAGTTAAGGTTTTTAAGACTTCGAgggtgctgctggttctgctcgtGACGGACAACCCTACATTTGATGATCTGTTGGTTGACACTGTCGAAAAGCACCTGACGACGTCGCCAAAGAAATCTCGCTTTGCCGCGTTTTTCCGTTCGGTTGGTCGAGCTGTCAGCAAGTGCTTTTGTTTCCGATAAACGAAGATGGATTAGTGGGCCTACCTGCAGCCAGTGACACAAGGGCTGGAAAGCGACCAGGAGCGGTGCTACTCACTACTACTTTATATTGGAATTAGTGGTCCTCTGGCATGttccgagcagccgggacaacaGGCGGGCTGGGTGACAGTGGAAAGGAAGGCAAACACAGACCACAGTTGGAACTGGCAAAGCACACAGGGAAAGACGTGTGCGACAGGGGAGGATGGGAGAGCCATCCGGGGGGTGTGGGTCCCTGTGGGTCCACAGAATCCTGACAAAGGCATGGGAACCCCAAAATATCtatttttgttggtttggtcatAATTTGTGAGCTTTGGGGCATATTTAAGGGGTCAGGTTTGGGTTCAAAGCTGGATTGGaataagaaaaaggaagaaaaacaaacactacaaATACAATAGAGTTCTTGCTGGGGGTGACAATTTTACAACAGCTCACGATTCAActtcaacaaataaaacatgtgaATGATTTCtaaaaggaaaatatgaaaTCTCATTCCTAAATtcctaaaaataaatgtttaactGATCAGCTTCTGTTCACAAAAGTAAGCATTTATACCCACTCAGTATCAGTagattcaaaaataaatatttgagcACATCTCAgatttgagtttaaaaaaaaatacaattaactCACTCGCTGACATTGGCTTTTCAGTGGGTACAGTCTGGAGGACATTGAGGATGAATTTCAGACTTGTGCAGAAAGAATTTAGAGTAGCGACGACCCGAAGCTGTAGGTGGCAGTGTAAACTCTTTGGATCAGATTTGAGTGATAATTACATGGGAAGACGAGAACGAAAACACGATCGGAGACATTCAGGCTGCTCACAGACAGTCAGTGTGTGATTCGCTGTAGTTTTACTGGCCAGGTGTTTGGATTAGAGATCACGATCATCAGGAAATGATCAAAAATCAAGACGGACTGAATGGTGAGCGTGGGCATGGCTTACAGTGTGAAAAACATCTTGACACATCAATACTTGGAAATTTGGGATTGACTCAGAATCTTAATAAATAAGAAACCCAATATAAATGtgaatcgatttttttttccagttttaggCCTTGCCTTCCTGGGCTTAATCTCTAAATGTAACTACGAAACTAACCATAATAAAgacaacaacaccaacaggaACAACATTAGTAACAGCTGCTGCAACAACTTTAACAGCTCCCCCAGTTACTAAATCAACAGGCCTGAGAGCCAAACACAGAGGGACCATTTGGGACCGTGAGAAGAAGACAGGGGGACCACCTGCTGAAGACACCAATTGATAAGAAGACAAGTGATTGAGATCCAACAGATAGAACACATCAAGAAGGCAGACCCGGGAGAGAGAGCTCCTAACCTGGACTGGAAGATGTAGGAGGTACTTTTCAGGATTCCTAGAGGAAAAAGTTACCCAGTGAAACACTTGATTTAACCTGCTTGTTGCTGTTTGTCCATTTTCtatatattttaattgttttttgatAGTTCCTTAACCTATGCTGTATgcctttcccctctctctcagcGAGAGAGGGGAAAGGGGACCTGGCGGTGCTGTGGCTGGACCTCGCCAATGCCTATGGCTCGATACCCCACAAGCTGGTGGAAGTAGCACTAGAAAGACATCATGTCCCCCAGAAGGTTAAGCAGCTCATCCTGGACTACTACAGCAAGTTCAGTTTGAGAGTCTCCTCTGGTGAGTTGACATCAGACTGGCACCAGCTTCAAGTTGGAATAATCACTGGGTGCACAATCTCAGTGATCCTCTTTGCGCTGGCAATGAACATGCTGGTCAAGGCAGCTGAACCAGAATGTAGAGGTCCTCTGAGCAAGTCAGGAGTAAGGCAACCTCCCATCAGAGCCTTCATGGACGACCTCACGGTCACAACAACAGCTGTACCTGGAGCCAGGTGGATCCTTCAAGGGTTGGAGCGTGTCATGAGGTGGGCACGGATGAGCTTCAAACCGGCAAAGTCCAGGTCTCTGGTAATGAAGAAGGGCAGAGTCACAGACAAATTCCGCTTCAGCCTGGGAGAAGACCAGATTCCATCAGTCACCGAGAGGCCAGTGAAGAGCCTTGGTAAGGTCTTCAACTGCAGTCTGAAGGATGCAGATTCTATCAAGGCAACCAGTGTAGACCTAGAGAGCTGGCTAAGGGCAGTGGATAAGTCTGGGCTCCCAGGAAGATTTAAGGCCTGGATCTACCAGCACGGGATCCTCCCAAGAATACTCTGGCCTCTCCTTATCTATGAGGTCCCCATGACGGTGGTGGAAACCTTCGAGCAGAGGGTGAGCAGTTATCTGCGAAGATGGCTAGGATTGCCACGCAGTCTGAGCAGCATTGGACTGTATGGCAACACCAACAAACTCAGGCTCCCCTTCCGCTCAGTCAGGGAGGAATTTATTGTAACACGGACACGGGAACACCTGCAGTACTCTAGATCCAGAGATGCGAAAGTGTCCGGGGCAGGGATTGTTGTGAGGACAGGGAGAAAGTGGAGGGCATCCGATGCGGTCGAGCAGGCAGAGTCACGGCTAAAGCACAAGGCTATCTTGGGGACAGTGGCACATGGCAGGGCTGGACTTGGGAGCCAACCAGCGATTCGTTTCGACTGTGCcagaggagagaggcagaggttggtgcaggaggaggtgcgAGCCTCAGTCGAGGAAGAGCGAACCAGCAGAGCAGTGGCCATGCGAAAGCAGGGCGCCTGGGTGAAGTGGGAGCAGACGATGGAACGAAGACTCACCTGAAAGGACATCTGGCAGTGGAATCCTAAGAGGATCAAGTTCTTGATCCAGGGAGTATATGATGTCCTCCCAAGCCCATCCAACCTCCGCACATGGGGCAAAATAGAGACATCTGCATGCCCCCTGTGTTCCAAAACAGGCACGCTGGAACACATcctgagcagctgctccaggGCGCTGAGCGAGGGTCGGTATCGATGGAGGCATGACAAGGTCCTCAAATCCATCGCAGAGGCAATTAGCAAGGGGGATCAAAGACAGCAGATCCACCCAAGCTACAGCCAAGGCCATCTGCTTTGTCAGGGAAGGACAGAGACTGGAGAGAACACCTAAGAACTGCTCGGCGGGAGATTGAGACCAGATATCATCTTGATCTCAGAAGCCACAAAACAACTCTTCCTCCTGGAACTGACGGTTCCATGGGAGGAGAGAATGGAGGAGGCCcaggaaagaaagagggagcAGTACCAAGAGTTGGTGGAGGACTGTCGGAGGAACGGGTGGAAGACCAGGTGTATGCCAGTGGAGGTAGGCTGTCGGGGGTTTGCAAGCTACTCCCTGAGCAAAGCCTACGGAACACTAGGCATTACGGGTGAGAATCGCAGAAGGGCCATAGGCAACAACGTGGAGGCAGCTGAAAGAGCCTCCAGGTGGCTCTGGTTGAAAAGGGGAGAGCAGTGGTTGTAGTGGGGGTAGCAAGCCACTTGGACACAGGCCGAGAATTGATCACCTCAGTCGGGTCGCCTAGAGGAGGGTCTCTGTTGCAAGACCCAAAACACCCAATGAACCTAGGATACAACACTGATGATGTGTCCAAGTTTGAGCATCAGTAGATGTATTGTTAACTGAGCACTGTGCCAAATGTGTTTGTGGAAGATAGTTGGCGTGAAAGGAGTTTATATAGCAAGTCGCGATATTAAACATTGGGAAAAGATTGATAGAACAATATAGGATGATCTAAACTACAGATGAATGTGGTCATCTGTGTACATTTTCTGTCACATAAATGCTGTGTATATTATAGTGTTACTATTACTTCTAGCCAGGGCTGTAGTACTCGAGTCAGGACTC harbors:
- the LOC115404683 gene encoding LOW QUALITY PROTEIN: uncharacterized protein LOC115404683 (The sequence of the model RefSeq protein was modified relative to this genomic sequence to represent the inferred CDS: substituted 2 bases at 2 genomic stop codons), with protein sequence MGSPRVIIIVGIFRIKQQQQQQLGASGIFGFLQPGLDIILHYSTRTAKKYTREGKGDLAVLWLDLANAYGSIPHKLVEVALERHHVPQKVKQLILDYYSKFSLRVSSGELTSDWHQLQVGIITGCTISVILFALAMNMLVKAAEPECRGPLSKSGVRQPPIRAFMDDLTVTTTAVPGARWILQGLERVMRWARMSFKPAKSRSLVMKKGRVTDKFRFSLGEDQIPSVTERPVKSLGKVFNCSLKDADSIKATSVDLESWLRAVDKSGLPGRFKAWIYQHGILPRILWPLLIYEVPMTVVETFEQRVSSYLRRWLGLPRSLSSIGLYGNTNKLRLPFRSVREEFIVTRTREHLQYSRSRDAKVSGAGIVVRTGRKWRASDAVEQAESRLKHKAILGTVAHGRAGLGSQPAIRFDCARGERQRLVQEEVRASVEEERTSRAVAMRKQGAWVKWEQTMERRLTXKDIWQWNPKRIKFLIQGVYDVLPSPSNLRTWGKIETSACPLCSKTGTLEHILSSCSRALSEGRYRWRHDKVLKSIAEAISKGDQRQQIHPSYSQGHLLCQGRTETGENTXELLGGRLRPDIILISEATKQLFLLELTVPWEERMEEAQERKREQYQELVEDCRRNGWKTRCMPVEVGCRGFASYSLSKAYGTLGITGENRRRAIGNNVEAAERASRWLWLKRGEQWL